The Tripterygium wilfordii isolate XIE 37 chromosome 4, ASM1340144v1, whole genome shotgun sequence genome has a window encoding:
- the LOC119997953 gene encoding uncharacterized protein LOC119997953 yields the protein MQEERNSLEQRVKELQDEQAALTELQGRAKSLTDTLAAKDQEIECLMQALDEEAQMEDLTKKVLELEKVLQQKNVVVENLEASRGKVMKKLSITVSRFDELHHLSESLLAEVERLQSQLHDRDAEISFLRQEVIRCTNDVLVEILFLLF from the exons ATGCAGGAGGAACGAAACTCATTGGAGCAGAGAGTGAAGGAGCTGCAAGATGAGCAAGCTGCATTGACAGAGTTGCAGGGCAGGGCCAAGTCACTTACTGACACTCTGGCTGCCAAAGACCAAG AAATTGAGTGTCTTATGCAAGCACTTGACGAGGAGGCCCAGATGGAAGATTTGACGAAAAAAGTGTTGGAACTGGAAAAAGTTTTGCAACAAAAGAATGTGGTTGTAGAGAACCTCGAAGCTTCTCGTGGAAAGGTCATGAAAAAGCTTTCTATCACTGTTAGCAGGTTTGATGAGCTTCATCATCTGTCAGAAAGCCTTCTTGCTGAAGTTGAAAGGCTTCAATCACAATTGCATGATCGTGATGCTGAGATCTCTTTCTTAAGGCAAGAGGTCATTAGATGCACCAATGATGTCCTTGTTGAGATTTTATTCTTACTATTTTAG